The DNA segment GGAAGAGACAGAGCCAAAAAGGTTCTTAGCACAATCAACCCCAACCGCGGTGGCCACTAAAAACTTACCCAACAGGGACGGGTTCATAATCGGTTTGGCGCTGTAGGTGCTTTCGGTTTTCACCTCGCACGCATTCTTGGCACTTTCCGGTGAGTCAAACTCGATCGTACTGCACAGGTATGGGCCCGTCTCGAACGGATACTGTGGCTGGCGGCCCACTATGTTCCGACCGCCGCGGGTTCGCAGCTCAATCGAGAGCACCATCCCGTAGCGCTGGAACAGCTGGTACAGCTCGGACTTTTTCGTACCGCCCGGAATGTTGCTCACAAACACGCTCTTTTTCACTACAAACGAAGCAGGCCAGACAGGGAATGACGATTAGCTGAGTGtgcgcccgtgtgtgtgtgtgtttgcgcgtgAGTGTTTAGGTGTGTGCCAATACTTACTGTGCTGGAGAAAGTATTCATCTCCCTCGCAGATTTCGCCATTGCTGAAGTAGAGCTTTTTCACCTGCTCCTGTTTGGCGGCCGACGGGTCTGCCTCGTACGTGAAGTAGAAGAATCGTTTCAAGCCCTTGTTTTTGATGTCCACCTTTTTCAGCATTCCCAGCACGGCTTGCCGATTCTGGCGCTTTCTGGCCGGCACGTTGTCCGGCTTTTCACCGCCGGAGGATGTGGAGGAGTTCATTGTTCGCTTCTTCCCGCACACTGTTTGCCACTCTGGGGACTCTGGGGATTTCCTACATACGCGAACAATTGTTCACGAAAACTTCGCACCTCGATTACGCCTGCCAAGGTAGGTGGAATTTGTTTATGTCGCGGCATCCTCTGGCACAAGGTGTGTATAGCAAAAGTGtcccaagaaacaaaatctgCCTATATGACGTTTGTTCGGACGTCGGTTTCCAGCTACACTGTTAATTCGGGCGAGGTCGTGCGATTTTTCTTAATAAGCTCGGGTTTATTCTTTGCAATATAAGGGTACATAATGATGAGACACAAACAATCAATTGGTTCTTGTGTTGAAAAGGAACGGACCGTTTTAATTCTATGTTTCTTgagcattttaaaatttaattaaaaaaatccacattCCAAGAGATCCAGCAAATTAATGATGGGCAAGGTAATGGTCAGAacctcgccgcatgcgattttgccgcatgcggcaagaaaagagttttctcaattttctagcTTTTCAAGGTGTTATAATGATATTGTGTTGTTCCTTTTTAAAGATAATCATTAATTGATATGATTTTAgacatttgacatctgaaataaaatcgTATGCGGAGAtgcaacaaaatcaaaagattttgattttgccgcatcgccgcatgcgGCAGATTCGCAAGTGCTGTCATTAACGTCAAATCCCATTCAAAAgcttgcggcaaaatcgcatgcagcGAGGTTCTGACCGCTGCTTAAGGTAGCGGTCTAATGTTGTTGCGCtcaacattgttgctcggaAACGTATCGCTGAGGTGGTCTACCCCCTGTTTACACATGCCAATCGCCAGTAGCGAACCCATCGAACTCCTGTCAAAATTATATGGAGATGAGGGTACGATGGGTTTTCCATCACTTGCGGGTATCCAGTAGCTCTGTGTCGAAAGGTTCGAGAGGGCTAATGTAAACACACGGTATGAATGCTGGCAACATTTCActttgacattgtttagcgtcgaaaattaaccaattaacagctcagagtttatgttttatcattcacttgttgaataaagtgttgaaaaaataaaatatacaccaaaaaatgtattataaatGCAAAAATTCCAAACTTAgcggatgtcaacaaaacacacactgctgTTGTGTCATTTCATACACCCGATTACAATGCTTACGgtcaaaatccatacattttgccagcaacaagattagaccgcTGCCTAAAGTTGGTATAAATCTGGAATCGAGTCCGATCCAactccgataatttcggaatcTACTCTATATGTTTGCCAACTTTCTggagtttctttttctttttgccagAGTAATTTGGAATAGTCCCGAATtgccgaagtcgtccggagtctttcgAAGTCGGTGTCATCgagagccgtccggagtcattcagaGTTGGCTGGAGTCGTTAGGATTCGGAGTCAtgcggagtcgttcggagtcattcggaatcgtccagagtcgtccagagtcgttcggattcGTAGGAGTCGTCAGGAATCGGTTGGaatcgaagtcgtccggagtcggccggagttgGCCTTCGAAATAAAGCCCTGCATACGAAGTACACGGGGAAAGTGAAGTCtcactccgaatgactccggacgactccgactccggagggaactagtggttcggaTTTTTCCGGAGTTGGAATCCGACTAataatagtcggagtcggaacgGAGTCGTGAGTGCTCTCCAAAGAGTACATCACTGTAGCAAATTTCAAAGCAGCCCTGAAAACCCGTACATGTCAGGCAAAAACTGTGGGGCGAAAACGAGCTGTCAACGGATCAAACCGCGTGggtttacagggtttaccaaatAATTTTGCGATTTGTACTGTGCTCACGAAATTTATTGTGATAATTGCGAATAATTTTCACTGCcctaaattaattttcacaaCAGCAATACGATCTTTCATACATCCATTTTGGTGTAAAAATCCGTTAAGTTATATCGAATTTATAGACCATCCAACTCGTCAAATAAGGTCAAAATGGTCTAATTGGACGAGGATTTTTAATTTCGCCAATACGTAGCGGTCAAAATATGCAGCACATGTCGCAAAATGAGCTGGTCAACCCTGCACTTGTTCGGTGTACTGTGGTGACAGCCGGTTAACAACATGCGGTTCAGTTGGTTCTGTTTTGGTAGCATCTTGGTgaaataaacttaaaaaatCTAATAATGAAACTTACAGCAGAGAAAAAGCCCCTCAAGGCAAAGAAAGTCGCaaagttaaacaaaaatgcaatcgAGGAACAGACGCACGAAAAGCGGAAActaaagaaggaaaagaaggcCAAGCTGGAAACAGAATCGAAGGAAGAGGAACTAGCCCCAGAGCAAGAGATGGACGCTGCTGTGGAGAACGAGGCAAatgaggaagaggaggacgTTGAGAACGACGAGGCCGTTGTTGCCAATGGCGAGGGAAAAGCGAAATCAAAAGCTAAGGCCCCGAAGGTAAAGGAGGTTAAacaggaagcaaaacaaaagccaagAGGTATGTCCAAGCGAGCATGATGATCATTCCGAATCCAAAGctttcatttcgtttcgttattttaaaccgatattttcttcttttatacACCACGCATTCGGAAGGAAAGGAATATACCATCTTTGTTGGCAACCTTCCCAAAACGATCAAGCAGAAGGATCTGCGAGTCATGTTCAGCAAGTACGGCACCATACAGACGATTCGTCTTCGGACGAATACGGGTTTGAAAATGTTCAACAAGAAAGTGCTGTCAAAAGTGCCTTCcctgaacgcgtacgtagttTACAACTCCAAGGAGGAAATGGAACAGGCCTGTCAGCTGGACGGGGAAATGGTGAGCAACAATCGCATCCGCGTGTGTCCGGCTGACAAGAAGCAGATTGGCGACGCGAAAGCGACCGTCTTCGTGGGAAATATCGCCAGAGGTAATGTGGCGTTCCGATGGAAAGGAGAAGAAGTAACAGCACACAcgaaacctaacccaaaataTTCTCCCATTTCCTACGCAGGCACAACCGATAACGATCTGCACGAATTCTTCAGCCGCGTCGGGCCGATCGAATACGTCCGGCAGATCGGGGACAAGTACGTGGCGTACGTGTGCTTCAAGAAGGGCGTCTCCATCATGAAAGCCCTCAAGCTGAACCAGGAATCGCTGAACGGTCGGCTGATTCGGGTGGAAAAGGTGGACACGACGCGCACCAACGTGAAGGTCAACAAGAAGGGACACGTGGTGCCGCGAAACCGGCTGCCCGCCAGCCCGGGCGCGAATACGGCCGCTGCACCAGCGGGGGAAGGCAAAGCGAACAGCACTGGTGGCGGTGCGGGAGCCAAATTCCACGGCAAGGTTGCGCACGCGAAGGGCAAGAAGAGCAATGTTAGTCTGAAGAAGGGCAAGGGCTCGGTAGCGCAGAAGAAAATGCTCGCCAGCAAACTGAAGGCAGCGATGAAGCAGAAATAGACGCAGTAAGGGAAAACGGGAAGTAATAAGCAGAATGTATTGTTTAGACGTTTCTCTTTTTCtgaaataaattgtaattaGCCTGTCGATCGTAAATATCATTCTAATCGCTGGGAAATGGTGTTAGAAAATGGAGAAAACCCTTCTTTTATGTTGCTAAGTagtttgaatattttgttgttgtgcgttatagcaccaacacacacgcacacacgaagCGCGCACACCACAAACATCAAAACGCCGGCGCACTGTATTGACAGTTACGACTGGTGCACCGCCCAGTGGGTAAGGTGGTTTCTGGGGGAGGTAGAGCGTGCatttcttttgtttacatttttgatacTCCCTGTCCGGCCACAgggtgtatgagtgtgtgcgtgtgtgtgtgcgcctgcAGAGCGGGAAGCACCAGGGCCGCGTACGAACGAGACAGCAGTCGCACCGAGGACAGCGAAAGTGAAGCCAGAGTACGAAGCCAGGGTCCGCCAGCAGCGATTACAGTGCCACGGACGGAAGGTCTGGACCCGGTACCGGACCGGTTGATGGGTGGTGAGTAGGTGGTGCTACTACATCTGTGACGTTGTGCGTTCTTTAAGCCATCTGGGCCATGGTAAAGCTTGAACACTTGGACCCCAAAACAACACCTTCAAATGGGCAAAAGTTCTGTCCGTCTATTTGGGAAGGGGTGAGTAAGTCATCCACCCCCACTTTCCGGGCCAGGATTTCGCCGTGCGGAGGCGTTTCCCGACCCATGAGTGTGACTGAAATGCAACGtcggtgtgcatgtgtttgtgtgtgtgtgtgtttgtgtgtgtgtgtgtgtgatggtagTGTGTGTCACCCGTCGCCCGGTTGTTACCTTCGCAACCGAGTCCACCGCCAACGCGCGTCATCGTGCGCCGTCTGTATACGCCTTCTGCCCACTCTCCGCGCGGTCAtttcaaccccccccccccccccccccccccgttctTTTGTATGGATGACTGTGCATGGAGGAAGCTTGAGGGAGAGGggggacggggggggggggtgtgttTTGAGCGCCGTGCACACATGTGTTTCCGCTAGCTACCCTTCTGTACCTAGCGTTTGAAAAGGGAACGtcgctgtctctctttctctctctgccgCTGTTTTGCTCACAACTGTGGTCTCTCTCGCCCGTTTATTTGCTCGTTTCGGCTCTCTTTTGCAATATCCAACAGCACACTGGGATGCTGCAATACACAAGGGCCATTTCTCTTCCAAAGCAGTACAATCACCTCAAACGCGTTGTACGATTCGTTTAGGAGGTCTCTGGTAACGTCGCTTAATATTTTCTTCTCAAATGCGCATTTTAAACTCGTGATTGCACCCTCCCGGCCCCACAATtatgaccacacacacaccgacaacGCCCCACTGTGCACTCGCTCgcgctctttcgctctctttgtttttggttAGACGCTCTCTCCGCGGTTCACGGTGCGCTGGCTGTGTGCATGCATCATCCCGTCCGTCATCGGGGTGGGTGAGATCATCAACTCACCCCCGCGCGCGCACACCACAGTAACAGGCGCTAGGGAGGGTGGGGTGGCAGGAGGACGATTCTCGCCTTGCTCCGGTGCTTTGCTACGATTTGGGAGTTTTCAGTCCACTTCACACATCCATCGGAAAAGGGGCccttgtgcgtgcgtgtacacACGTGCGtccgtgcgtgcgtgagtgTTCCCATCGCGTTGCTTGCTTCCGTTTGGCTCTGCTCGGCTTCAGTTGCATACCTCTGCACACggtagaaaaaaagcaaaacaaagtaaGCGTAtacaccctccccccctccctctcttCTAGAAGGCAACGCGGGCGGAGTTGATCAATTGGTGCGCCTTCTCCCTTCGATTGCGTTCGGAGGACGGCGACGGACGATTTTGGGTGTAAAAGGGTAGTTTTTTGTTGAACAGTTACGGTGCTGGAGCACTTTTGACGGATTTACCAAACCGTGGCCGTGCGGTGTGTGGTTCCTGCGCTTCGCTTTATTGGTGTGTTGTGAGTGCGTgcgggtttttatttttatttcgtcgCGGTTCATTAGCGACAGTGTTCGTGCGTGTATGTTTGCTGTAGTGTTTCCATATGAAGGCACGAAAAagacagagggaaagagagtgagtgagagagagacagagagagagagagagagagagagagagagagagagagagagagagagagagagagagagaatagaGCCGTCGTAAGACAAATGAAGGAAATCGACTAGGAAATCGTCCTTCTAACGAATCGTTTTCTCAATGAATGAGAAATGCACATCCCTAATGGTACgatcttcacacacacacacacacacacacacagatgtgTGGCTGAGTGTGAGCCTCGCTAACCTCACTCTCATCGATGTGTGGTAATTCTATCGTCGATAATGTGACGATCGAGACTGTTACGGGGGGGTGGGGCTGACTTCCCCCTTCAATGCCGTGGCGCGCACGAAGACGATGGCTGCGGTGCGGTGACAGCAATCACGATCGCAACGTGCTGCTGGCCGGAGACAGAGAGCGAGCGGAGCCGGAACCGGACGGCCGTGGTGTGTGCGCGAAGAAGCAGTTGCTCGTGCTAAAAATACATGCCTACGCATAGATACGTATGTGCGTGTTCGTGCGTTTCGGTACGGCTGTTGGCTCCCCCTGTCCTGCACCGGAGAACGGTGAACACCCCACCAACACGATCTGTGTCCGCCCACGGGCCCAGTGGATGCTCCCCGTTTTTTGATCTGCTGCTCTGTTCTCTTCCTTCGAAACACCCTcctcgacacacacactgggtgGGAAAGGGAGGAAGGGGGTTtgtcatacaaaaaagaagaggaaactTTATACAGCCCCTCATAATTTGAAGGGAAAGTGAGATGTGTAACTGTGTTACAAAACGATGTCTTCTCCCGTCAACGGACCATTTACCTTAGAAAAACGAACATTTTACGCTGAAAAATGATAAGAAATAATGTAAGCGCGCTTGTGCCAAACGGTGATAAAGCTCCACTTACCCCGTGTCGGTGTGCAAACAGTGcttatgagtgtgtgtgtgtgtgtgtgcaccggGGCAACCGAAAATGGCGAAACAGTGCGTCCGATCCGATCGTCGTAGCAGGCGGCCGGTGGTGGCAGTGCAATTCGTGGCCCCCGGGGTGAGCAGAGCtgtgagcagcagcccaaAACCAGACAGTTCCGCGAGAGCGAAGCTGTGCGAGATGCTGACGAAAAAGCGTGAAAAAGTGAATTTCCCAATTGGAATTTGTGAGAAAACTGTTCAATCGGTAGCGGTGTAATCGgcaaaaaactaaaaagtGAATTTTCCAATTGGAATTTGTGAGAATACAGTCCAATCGGTGTAAATCGGCGCTGTTAGGAGTGTTTGAATTTCGTTTCCCTTCGAACAAACGTAATGGAGTCGCCCTGTACGTATGGGGCGTGCGGCtcgtataaataaaaaaaagcatcacgacacacatacgcacacatacacagctgGCACAACAGGCAATACGATCATACATGCATACACGCACACGGTAGAAGTGGAAGAAAATGCAACATAATTAACTGCAAACTGCGGCCGTGTTGCGTGTTTAGGGTGAAAAGTGCATCTTACTCCATCTCTTGGGCTCAAGCAATGTGACGGATGAGGGACagggccgtttttttttttggtagctTCCGTCGACCATCTCCCTCCTCTCCAGACAttcggaatgtgtgtgtgtgtggatcggATCGTGTGCCGAAATGGGTTGCTGTGAGCCAAAACTCGAAATCTCTCCCTTTTTCGGTTGTGAAGCGCAACCGATCTCACCGAGGCAAGAGTGAGA comes from the Anopheles coluzzii chromosome 2, AcolN3, whole genome shotgun sequence genome and includes:
- the LOC120947693 gene encoding uncharacterized protein LOC120947693, giving the protein MKLTAEKKPLKAKKVAKLNKNAIEEQTHEKRKLKKEKKAKLETESKEEELAPEQEMDAAVENEANEEEEDVENDEAVVANGEGKAKSKAKAPKVKEVKQEAKQKPRGKEYTIFVGNLPKTIKQKDLRVMFSKYGTIQTIRLRTNTGLKMFNKKVLSKVPSLNAYVVYNSKEEMEQACQLDGEMVSNNRIRVCPADKKQIGDAKATVFVGNIARGTTDNDLHEFFSRVGPIEYVRQIGDKYVAYVCFKKGVSIMKALKLNQESLNGRLIRVEKVDTTRTNVKVNKKGHVVPRNRLPASPGANTAAAPAGEGKANSTGGGAGAKFHGKVAHAKGKKSNVSLKKGKGSVAQKKMLASKLKAAMKQK